In Equus caballus isolate H_3958 breed thoroughbred chromosome 7, TB-T2T, whole genome shotgun sequence, one DNA window encodes the following:
- the OR52S30 gene encoding olfactory receptor 52K2, which yields MLGYNRTCLQPTTFLLLGIPGLESAHIWISIPFCLVYLQSLLGNVALLLIVKRDHKLHEPMYLFLSMLSVADLMLTSSTLPKILSIFWFNDREIYFEACLTQMYLIHSLSTMESGFILAMAFDRYVAICHPLRHSTLLTPAVIVGLGLLIVFRGAVLLSPHPFLLRWLSYCKTNVISHTYCEFMALIKLVCTETKIRRAYSLIVAFLTGGLDFILIICSYVLILLTVFSLPSKAARLKTLSTCVSHVWVILVFYTPAFFSFLTHRFGHHIAPHIHIFIANIYLLIPPMMNPIIYGVKTKRIREGFFKFLKIKCA from the coding sequence ATGTTAGGTTACAACAGGACCTGTCTTCAACCTACCACCTTCCTACTGCTTGGCATTCCAGGATTGGAGTCTGCCCACATATGGATTTCTATCCCTTTCTGCCTGGTCTACCTACAGTCACTGTTGGGAAATGTTGCCCTTTTATTAATTGTCAAGAGGGACCACAAACTTCATGAACCTATGTACCTCTTTCTAAGCATGCTCTCAGTGGCTGATTTGATGCTTACTTCTTCTACACTTCCCAAGATACTAAGCATCTTCTGGTTCAATGACAGAGAGATCTACTTTGAAGCCTGCCTCACTCAAATGTATCTTATCCATTCTTTGTCTACTATGGAATCTGGATTTATCTTGGCCATGGCTTTTGACCGCTATGTAGCCATCTGCCACCCTCTAAGACATTCCACTCTCTTAACACCTGCAGTGATTGTAGGCTTGGGTTTACTCATTGTCTTCAGAGGAGCTGTACTCCTCAGTCCACACCCTTTCCTTCTTAGGTGGCTTTCCTACTGCAAAACTAATGTCATTTCTCATACATACTGTGAGTTTATGGCCCTGATAAAGCTGGTTTGCACTGAGACCAAGATTCGTAGAGCCTATAGCCTAATTGTGGCATTCCTGACAGGGGGATTGGATTTCATATTGATCATCTGTTCCTATGTCCTTATTCTTCTCACTGTCTTCAGTCTCCCTTCCAAAGCTGCCCGCCTGAAGACCTTAAGCACCTGTGTCTCCCATGTGTGGGTCATCTTGGTGTTTTATACTCcagcctttttctcttttctcactcaTAGGTTTGGTCACCACATTGCTCCACATATCCACATTTTTATAGCCAACATATATCTTCTTATTCCACCTATGATGAATCCTATTATTTATGGTGTTAAAACTAAAAGAATCAGGGAGGGattctttaaattcttaaaaatcaaatgtGCTTGA